A single region of the Diadema setosum chromosome 14, eeDiaSeto1, whole genome shotgun sequence genome encodes:
- the LOC140237864 gene encoding uncharacterized protein yields the protein MSDEQAKAQTAKPGEDTIFGKIIRKEIPADIIYEDDNTLAFRDISPVAPTHFLVIPKVPITGISAVEKEHVQLLGEMMYTAKKVAEQEGLSDGYRLVVNDGKHGCQSVYHIHIHVIGGKLLSWPPGTEVPGANL from the exons ATGTCGGACGAACAGGCAAAAGCACAAACAGCCAAACCCGGCGAGGATACGATCTTCGGGAAAATTATACGAAAAGAAATTCCTGCTGACATTATCTATGAAGATGATAAT aCACTTGCCTTCCGTGACATCAGCCCCGTAGCTCCAACACATTTTCTTGTCATCCCTAAGGTACCAATCACTGGGATCTCAGCAGTTGAGAAGGAGCATGTTCAG TTACTCGGTGAGATGATGTACACTGCAAAGAAGGTGGCAGAGCAAGAAGGTCTCTCTGACGGCTACCGCCTGGTAGTGAATGATGGCAAGCATGGCTGCCAGTCCGTCTACCACATCCACATTCATGTCATTGGTGGCAAGCTACTGTCCTGGCCCCCCGGCACTGA ggTGCCTGGTGCCAATTTGTAA